From the genome of Geobacter sp. SVR, one region includes:
- a CDS encoding WbuC family cupin fold metalloprotein, with protein MKLVTDELLRQVTAEARVSPRLRKNRNIHPSDGSRCHRLLNAIEPDSYIRPHRHLDPEKDEAFILMSGRLGVIQFAADGTVEEFVVLSRENGNLAADIPHGVYHTAVSLEPGTVFYEAKAGPYLPLSEEEKASWAPADDDAAAAPYLACLRKLFE; from the coding sequence ATGAAGCTGGTTACCGACGAACTGCTGCGCCAGGTAACGGCAGAGGCCCGCGTTTCGCCGCGTCTGCGTAAGAACCGTAACATCCATCCCTCCGACGGTTCCCGCTGCCATCGGCTGCTCAACGCCATTGAGCCGGATTCTTACATCCGCCCTCACCGGCATCTCGATCCTGAAAAGGATGAGGCCTTCATACTGATGAGCGGCCGGCTGGGTGTCATCCAGTTCGCCGCTGACGGCACCGTGGAGGAGTTCGTGGTTCTGTCCAGGGAAAACGGCAACTTGGCTGCCGACATCCCTCACGGGGTCTACCATACCGCCGTAAGCCTCGAACCGGGCACCGTTTTCTATGAAGCAAAGGCCGGCCCCTACCTGCCGTTGTCCGAAGAGGAAAAGGCGTCCTGGGCTCCCGCCGACGACGACGCTGCGGCAGCTCCCTACCTGGCATGTCTGAGGAAACTGTTCGAATAA
- a CDS encoding CapA family protein — MKPVAALIITIALHLCTPGLPAAGELVVNAVGDIMLAGRWTPVLKQKGFDYPFGDTLAELATGDINLANLEAPIACGGREFTSKKYRFRADPDLAPALRKAGFHLVTLSNNHSMDFGAEALLETMQHLGKAGMDWIGAGKNLSEARTAVIYTVHGKRIAFLGYSLTQPAEFFAGPQRPGTAPGLERFYAADIARVRNQADFVIVTFHWGTEGSPRARPHQRAAAHRAIDAGADAVIGHHPHVLQGIERYRKGIIFYSLGNFAFASASRTARFGALVRLHLNDAGRQAEIVPLDVLFSRVRFRPRVLSGDRAESVVKTLNDLSKPFETVIQNQGGRYLIDF, encoded by the coding sequence ATGAAACCCGTGGCAGCCTTGATCATAACCATTGCGCTGCACCTGTGTACTCCGGGACTTCCGGCAGCCGGAGAGCTTGTCGTCAACGCGGTTGGCGACATCATGCTGGCAGGGCGCTGGACTCCGGTCCTGAAACAGAAGGGATTCGACTATCCGTTTGGGGATACCCTGGCGGAACTGGCCACGGGGGACATAAATCTGGCCAACCTGGAAGCGCCCATTGCCTGCGGTGGCAGGGAATTCACCTCGAAGAAGTACCGTTTCCGGGCTGATCCGGATCTGGCCCCGGCGCTGCGGAAGGCCGGCTTTCACCTGGTCACCCTGTCCAACAATCACAGCATGGACTTTGGCGCTGAAGCGCTGCTGGAAACCATGCAGCACCTGGGAAAGGCCGGCATGGACTGGATCGGGGCGGGAAAAAACCTCTCCGAGGCCCGCACTGCTGTTATCTACACCGTGCACGGCAAACGGATCGCTTTCCTCGGGTACTCCCTGACCCAGCCCGCAGAATTCTTTGCCGGTCCGCAGCGCCCCGGCACCGCCCCCGGCCTGGAGCGCTTCTATGCCGCAGATATCGCCCGAGTCCGCAATCAAGCCGATTTCGTGATCGTGACCTTTCACTGGGGTACCGAAGGGAGCCCTCGTGCCCGCCCCCACCAGCGCGCGGCGGCACACAGGGCCATCGATGCCGGCGCCGATGCGGTAATCGGCCACCACCCTCACGTGCTCCAGGGCATCGAACGCTACAGGAAGGGTATCATCTTTTACAGCCTGGGCAACTTCGCCTTTGCCAGCGCCAGCAGGACCGCCCGATTCGGCGCTCTGGTACGGCTGCACCTGAATGACGCCGGCCGCCAGGCTGAAATCGTACCGCTGGATGTGCTGTTTTCCAGGGTACGCTTCCGCCCGCGGGTACTGAGTGGAGACCGGGCGGAAAGCGTGGTAAAAACTCTGAACGACCTTTCAAAACCCTTCGAAACCGTCATCCAAAACCAGGGGGGGCGCTATCTGATAGATTTTTAG
- a CDS encoding twin-arginine translocase TatA/TatE family subunit, with the protein MFGFGVPELLIILAIVLVVFGAGKLPEIGGALGKSIRNFKKAADGKDEIEIKPKREESDKKD; encoded by the coding sequence ATGTTTGGATTTGGAGTACCCGAGCTGCTGATCATACTTGCTATCGTCCTGGTGGTTTTCGGCGCAGGCAAATTGCCCGAAATCGGCGGCGCACTGGGTAAGAGCATCCGCAATTTCAAAAAGGCTGCTGATGGCAAGGATGAAATCGAAATCAAGCCCAAAAGGGAAGAGAGCGACAAGAAAGACTGA
- a CDS encoding DUF3024 domain-containing protein, with translation MALPDEEKQRADTLLGRLCEQKAAQHEGEQVSFTYAVSGNKVTLIESRPFFVDPREWNHVKVAQFEYNPVLEVWTLYWYDRKNRRQPYPTGRNRDLLDKLISEVSKDPTGIFWE, from the coding sequence ATGGCATTGCCAGATGAGGAAAAGCAGAGGGCCGATACGCTGCTTGGCCGGTTGTGCGAGCAGAAGGCGGCGCAGCATGAGGGCGAGCAGGTATCCTTTACCTATGCCGTCAGCGGAAACAAGGTGACCTTGATTGAGTCGCGCCCCTTTTTCGTCGATCCGCGGGAGTGGAATCACGTTAAAGTTGCGCAGTTCGAATACAATCCGGTGCTGGAAGTCTGGACCCTGTACTGGTACGATCGCAAAAACAGGCGTCAGCCCTATCCGACCGGAAGAAACAGGGACCTGCTCGACAAGCTGATATCAGAGGTAAGCAAGGATCCCACCGGCATCTTCTGGGAGTAG
- a CDS encoding 3-isopropylmalate dehydratase small subunit 2 codes for MKTFGGPVLFLDRSDINTDEIIPAKYLTEITKEDLKPYILEDLKLPGFEAKGPKTKNARVIVTRANFGCGSSREHAPWVFEVNGITAVIAESFARIFRQNMFNCGMAAIELPKEDLDLIFSHAGDDDAAMSIDIETGVLTMSGGGKQKSFNFHISPFDKALVLAGGWVDYADQKY; via the coding sequence ATGAAAACCTTCGGAGGACCGGTCCTCTTCCTGGACCGCAGCGACATCAATACCGACGAGATCATTCCGGCCAAGTACCTGACCGAGATCACCAAGGAAGATCTCAAGCCTTATATCCTGGAAGACCTGAAGCTGCCAGGCTTCGAGGCCAAGGGGCCGAAGACGAAAAACGCCCGGGTGATCGTCACCCGGGCCAATTTCGGATGCGGTTCGTCCCGCGAGCATGCCCCCTGGGTGTTCGAGGTCAACGGCATCACCGCCGTGATCGCCGAGTCCTTTGCCCGCATTTTCCGCCAGAACATGTTCAATTGCGGCATGGCTGCCATTGAACTGCCCAAGGAGGATCTGGACCTGATCTTCTCCCATGCCGGTGACGACGATGCCGCCATGAGCATCGATATCGAAACGGGCGTGCTCACCATGAGCGGCGGCGGCAAACAGAAGAGCTTCAATTTTCACATCTCTCCCTTCGACAAGGCGCTGGTACTGGCCGGCGGCTGGGTGGACTACGCCGACCAGAAGTACTGA
- a CDS encoding pyridoxal phosphate-dependent aminotransferase — translation MRIALVPPGAGELTYEIRNIVNVAEKLQKHGVKINWENIGDPIVKGEFIPEWMKEIVAKAVMDNHSWGYCHTRGVLETREFICDSTNGRGGVQITPDDIIFFNGLGDAIAKIYGCLRSEARVLMPSPSYTTHTLGEIGHAHSAPSLFRLKPEDKWYPDMDDLRTHVRYNPNICAIMIINPDNPTGMVYTREMLEEIVQVARENDLFIIADEVYTNIVYNGETAVPISDVIGDVPAISLKGISKEFPWPGSRCGWIEVYNGHADEQFRKYINLILTSKMNEVCSTTLPQTVIPAIVQHPEYAGYLAERIASYERMSNITYDYLSQVPELMVNRTNGAFYMAVAFKDGLLNSRQSIAIANTEVKELVEDLVSAPGVSPDKRFVYHILAATGICVVPLSSFSTPLQGFRVTLLEKDEAECRRIYGTLAEKIGEYLAS, via the coding sequence ATGAGAATCGCACTGGTGCCACCGGGGGCTGGGGAGCTGACCTACGAGATCCGCAATATCGTCAATGTGGCCGAAAAGCTGCAGAAACACGGAGTCAAGATCAACTGGGAGAACATCGGCGACCCGATCGTCAAGGGTGAATTCATCCCGGAGTGGATGAAGGAGATCGTGGCCAAGGCGGTCATGGACAATCACAGCTGGGGTTACTGCCATACCCGCGGCGTGCTGGAAACCCGCGAGTTCATCTGCGACAGCACCAATGGTCGCGGCGGTGTTCAGATCACACCGGACGACATCATCTTCTTCAACGGTCTCGGCGACGCCATCGCCAAGATTTACGGCTGCCTGCGTTCCGAGGCACGGGTGCTGATGCCGTCCCCTTCCTACACCACCCATACCCTGGGGGAGATAGGGCACGCCCATTCGGCTCCCTCCCTGTTCCGGCTCAAGCCGGAAGACAAGTGGTATCCGGACATGGACGACCTGCGCACGCATGTCCGCTACAATCCCAATATCTGCGCCATCATGATCATCAATCCGGACAACCCTACCGGCATGGTCTATACGCGGGAGATGCTGGAAGAGATCGTTCAGGTTGCCCGGGAAAACGATCTCTTCATCATCGCCGACGAGGTTTACACCAACATCGTCTACAATGGTGAGACAGCGGTGCCGATCAGTGACGTGATCGGCGATGTGCCGGCCATCTCCCTGAAGGGGATCTCGAAGGAATTTCCCTGGCCCGGTTCGCGCTGCGGCTGGATCGAGGTCTACAACGGCCATGCCGACGAACAGTTCCGCAAGTACATCAACCTGATCCTGACCAGCAAGATGAACGAGGTCTGTTCGACCACCCTGCCCCAGACCGTCATTCCGGCAATCGTGCAGCATCCGGAATATGCGGGATACCTGGCAGAGCGCATTGCCAGCTACGAACGGATGAGCAACATCACCTACGACTATCTGAGCCAGGTGCCTGAATTGATGGTCAATCGCACCAACGGTGCCTTTTACATGGCAGTGGCCTTCAAGGACGGTCTCCTGAACAGCCGTCAGTCGATTGCCATCGCCAATACCGAGGTGAAGGAATTGGTGGAAGATTTGGTCAGCGCACCGGGCGTTTCTCCGGACAAGCGCTTTGTCTACCACATACTGGCAGCTACCGGCATCTGCGTCGTGCCGCTCTCCTCGTTCTCCACGCCGTTGCAGGGCTTCCGCGTGACTCTGCTTGAAAAGGACGAAGCGGAATGCCGCCGGATCTACGGCACGCTGGCCGAGAAGATCGGAGAGTACCTGGCATCCTGA
- the serS gene encoding serine--tRNA ligase: MLDMRFIRENLDEAERRLRTRGGDSYLDGFRELDERRRALLRESESLKALRNAVSEEIARIKDKSQAQGKILEMREVSQRIKAMDEDLTQVDEELNRLLLMVPNLPDPATPVGASEQDNVELRSWGSPPSFSFTAKPHWEIGEQLGILDFECGAKLAGARFTLYRGAGARLERALINFMLDLHTEKHGYQEVLPPFLVNRESMTATGQLPKFEEDLFKLVDPEYFLIPTAEVPVTNIHRGEILKRGDLPIRYTAYTPCFRREAGSYGKDTRGLIRQHQFNKVELVKFVHPGESEQELEALTQDAEAVLQLLELPYRVVALCSGDIGFSAAKTYDIEVWLPGQSCFREISSCSTFGDFQARRSGIRFREDDKSKPEFVHTLNGSGLAVGRTLVAILENYQQEDGSVVVPAALRPYMGGLERIA; encoded by the coding sequence ATGCTCGACATGAGATTTATCCGCGAAAACCTTGACGAGGCGGAACGGCGGCTGCGGACCCGGGGCGGCGATTCCTACCTGGACGGCTTCCGGGAGCTGGATGAGCGACGGCGGGCTCTGCTCCGGGAGAGCGAATCGCTCAAGGCGCTGCGCAATGCCGTGTCCGAAGAAATTGCGCGCATCAAGGACAAGAGCCAGGCCCAGGGAAAGATTCTGGAAATGCGCGAGGTTTCGCAGCGGATCAAGGCCATGGACGAGGATCTGACGCAGGTGGATGAAGAGCTCAACCGCCTCCTGCTGATGGTACCCAATCTGCCCGATCCCGCCACGCCGGTGGGGGCGTCCGAGCAGGATAATGTCGAACTCAGGAGTTGGGGCAGCCCCCCTTCCTTCAGCTTCACCGCCAAGCCCCACTGGGAAATCGGCGAGCAGCTGGGCATACTCGACTTCGAATGCGGTGCCAAGCTCGCCGGAGCGCGCTTCACGCTGTATCGTGGTGCCGGCGCCAGGCTGGAACGTGCCCTGATCAACTTCATGCTTGACCTGCATACCGAAAAGCACGGTTATCAGGAGGTGCTGCCACCCTTTCTGGTCAACCGCGAGAGCATGACCGCCACGGGGCAACTCCCCAAGTTCGAGGAAGACCTCTTCAAGCTGGTGGATCCGGAATATTTCCTGATTCCGACCGCCGAAGTGCCGGTGACCAATATACATCGCGGCGAAATCCTCAAACGCGGCGACCTGCCGATCAGATATACCGCCTATACCCCCTGCTTCCGGCGTGAAGCCGGCTCCTACGGCAAGGATACCCGCGGGCTGATCAGACAGCACCAGTTCAACAAGGTGGAACTGGTCAAGTTCGTTCATCCCGGCGAATCGGAGCAGGAGCTGGAAGCGTTGACGCAGGATGCCGAAGCTGTTCTGCAACTGCTGGAACTGCCCTACCGGGTGGTGGCATTGTGCAGCGGCGATATCGGCTTCTCCGCAGCCAAGACCTATGATATCGAAGTATGGCTGCCCGGCCAGAGCTGTTTCCGCGAGATTTCCTCCTGCAGCACCTTCGGTGATTTCCAGGCGCGGCGGTCCGGTATCCGTTTTCGTGAGGACGACAAGTCCAAGCCCGAATTCGTGCACACCCTGAACGGCTCCGGTCTGGCCGTGGGGCGGACGCTGGTGGCAATCCTCGAAAACTACCAGCAGGAGGATGGCTCGGTTGTCGTGCCGGCCGCCTTGCGCCCCTATATGGGTGGTTTAGAGCGGATTGCCTGA
- a CDS encoding DUF3187 family protein, producing MNKVCGLLAALVCWAAPCLAEDMAITPFRTVNQSPVVQIFGLPSESSATITLAGRTTVSLTQDVASDFAVNSNARERITLDGESYRWTLAVRHGIAERFEVGAEIPYVLYGGGFLDGFIVDWHNAFGLPQGGRDTAPRNKLKYSYTKDGVQKLLMDRSGSGIGDISLTGGYQLYHADDVQSRDDLALRGGIKLPSGNSGSLRGSGSTDFNVALCGSMNNFTEWGSLGVFGSVGGMVMTRGDVLPDQQNSLVAFGTAGLGWGPTEWISFKFQLNAHTPMYHGSDLRELSTSSLMLVSGGALKLPGNYLLDIGVSEDVAVATAPDVAFHLGLSKQF from the coding sequence ATGAATAAGGTCTGCGGTCTGCTGGCGGCCCTTGTGTGTTGGGCAGCCCCCTGTCTGGCCGAGGATATGGCGATCACCCCCTTTCGAACCGTCAATCAGAGTCCTGTGGTGCAGATCTTCGGCCTGCCGTCCGAATCGTCGGCAACCATAACCCTGGCCGGCCGGACCACCGTCAGCCTCACCCAGGATGTTGCCAGCGATTTTGCGGTCAACTCCAACGCTCGTGAGCGGATCACTCTGGATGGGGAATCCTATCGATGGACGCTGGCGGTGCGTCACGGTATTGCCGAGCGCTTCGAAGTGGGGGCCGAGATCCCCTACGTTCTGTATGGCGGCGGCTTCCTGGATGGCTTCATTGTCGACTGGCACAATGCTTTCGGCCTCCCCCAGGGAGGGCGGGACACGGCACCCAGGAATAAGCTCAAATACAGCTATACCAAGGACGGGGTGCAGAAACTCCTGATGGATCGGTCCGGCTCCGGCATTGGGGATATCTCGCTGACTGGCGGCTATCAGCTGTACCATGCGGACGATGTCCAATCGCGGGATGACCTGGCGCTGCGAGGGGGCATCAAGCTTCCTTCCGGCAACAGCGGCTCCCTGCGGGGCAGCGGCAGCACCGATTTTAACGTGGCCCTGTGCGGCAGCATGAATAACTTCACGGAATGGGGCAGCCTGGGGGTATTCGGATCAGTGGGGGGGATGGTCATGACCAGAGGAGATGTGCTGCCTGACCAGCAAAACAGCCTGGTCGCCTTCGGCACAGCCGGCCTCGGCTGGGGTCCGACGGAGTGGATATCCTTCAAATTCCAGCTCAACGCCCATACGCCGATGTATCACGGCAGCGACCTCAGGGAGCTTTCCACCAGCTCACTGATGCTCGTGAGTGGCGGCGCGCTGAAACTGCCCGGCAATTACCTGCTGGACATCGGCGTCTCCGAGGATGTGGCCGTGGCCACTGCCCCGGATGTTGCCTTTCATCTCGGGCTGAGCAAACAGTTCTAG
- a CDS encoding methyl-accepting chemotaxis protein yields the protein MSDIQHADMRAIRNRMALFSLVAAVLAGAILVAAGNGPAAVIGVASTALFCWLVCSFYMTRAIAGIRADQAQVVASLRMTEDLSSLQAERDDLRAIYAFDRIIIEVVESRRKERQHLLEQIIAAEDQLKLIIHNLITSDDQEVAHVRDAVTAMESMNRAFARVITEIDELSGRTEDRAAISAEMSANTDAIAASINQYSSFVLDTSSSIEEMARATKETADNIRGLATSTEQTVSAINQISASQSAVRENAERGATASGNVRDHAQQGLRSMAATMKAMQEIVKASDESFESINRLSRHSARVGEFLNVIQEVVEQTNLLSLNASIIAAQAGDRGRAFAVVAEEVRSLAHRTSASTKEIEDLVRNIQKETAAVQRSVSQGKDKVKEGVKISAIANEALVTIENSAEEASQMVVHIATETTEQAVGIQRITQEAELNLERVRQITLATEHQQEGTALMVKNLEHMRDLAHRINASAQDQAKGNRLYLKSVMEDNQRTRELKEEATRQIAIVGQAVEAVRKVNELIASNAADSRKILQEVKFLTSLIDHYRTGTVVEPQEFEELNYE from the coding sequence ATGTCCGATATTCAACATGCAGACATGAGAGCCATCCGGAACCGGATGGCGCTTTTTTCGCTGGTTGCCGCAGTGCTGGCCGGCGCTATTCTCGTTGCTGCCGGCAATGGCCCTGCAGCCGTGATCGGAGTGGCCTCCACGGCGCTGTTCTGCTGGCTTGTCTGCTCGTTTTACATGACCAGGGCCATTGCCGGCATTCGTGCCGACCAGGCCCAGGTGGTTGCCAGTCTCCGAATGACCGAAGACTTATCCTCCCTCCAGGCCGAGCGGGACGATCTCAGGGCGATTTATGCCTTTGACCGGATTATCATCGAGGTGGTGGAGAGCAGGCGCAAGGAGCGCCAGCACCTGCTGGAGCAGATCATCGCTGCGGAAGACCAGCTCAAGCTGATCATCCACAACCTGATCACCAGCGACGACCAGGAGGTCGCGCACGTGCGGGATGCGGTGACTGCCATGGAAAGCATGAACAGGGCCTTTGCCAGGGTCATCACCGAGATAGACGAGCTGTCGGGCCGCACCGAGGACCGTGCAGCCATTTCGGCCGAGATGAGTGCCAATACCGATGCCATCGCCGCCAGCATCAACCAGTATTCTTCCTTTGTGCTGGATACCTCGAGCTCGATCGAGGAAATGGCCCGGGCCACCAAGGAAACTGCCGACAATATCCGAGGCCTGGCTACCTCAACGGAACAGACCGTATCGGCCATCAACCAGATCAGCGCCTCCCAGTCCGCGGTGCGCGAAAATGCCGAGCGGGGCGCCACTGCTTCGGGCAACGTGCGGGATCATGCCCAGCAGGGGCTGCGGAGCATGGCTGCCACCATGAAGGCCATGCAGGAGATCGTGAAGGCCAGCGATGAGTCCTTCGAGTCCATCAACCGGCTTTCGCGGCACTCGGCCCGGGTGGGGGAATTCCTGAACGTCATTCAGGAGGTGGTCGAGCAGACCAACCTGCTGTCGCTGAATGCCTCCATAATCGCCGCCCAGGCCGGAGATCGCGGCAGGGCCTTTGCCGTGGTGGCTGAAGAGGTGCGTTCACTGGCTCATCGTACATCGGCCTCGACCAAGGAAATCGAGGACCTGGTCCGCAATATCCAGAAGGAAACCGCTGCCGTGCAGAGGTCGGTCTCCCAGGGCAAGGACAAGGTCAAGGAGGGGGTCAAGATCTCCGCCATTGCCAACGAAGCGCTGGTGACGATCGAAAACAGTGCCGAAGAGGCGTCGCAGATGGTTGTTCATATTGCCACCGAAACCACCGAGCAGGCGGTCGGGATCCAGCGCATAACCCAGGAAGCCGAACTCAATCTGGAGCGGGTGCGGCAGATTACACTGGCCACCGAGCACCAGCAGGAGGGCACAGCCCTGATGGTGAAGAACCTGGAGCACATGCGCGATCTGGCCCACCGTATCAATGCCTCGGCCCAGGATCAGGCCAAAGGCAACCGCCTCTATCTGAAAAGCGTCATGGAGGACAATCAGCGCACGCGCGAACTCAAGGAGGAGGCGACGCGCCAGATTGCCATCGTCGGTCAGGCGGTCGAGGCGGTACGCAAGGTCAACGAACTGATCGCTTCCAATGCTGCGGACAGCAGGAAAATCCTGCAGGAGGTCAAGTTCCTGACCAGTTTGATCGATCACTACCGGACCGGCACCGTGGTTGAACCGCAGGAGTTCGAGGAGCTCAATTATGAATAA
- a CDS encoding VOC family protein, whose translation MSISMKNIVVFVTDLAKAKTFYADLLGLPVAGQTEMMIEFLPGAATTLGVALALQDEARKLVGRHTGITLKVEKIEQLCENLKAGGVRFIEHLEASPWGKMAVVADFDGNQFALVDR comes from the coding sequence ATGTCTATTTCGATGAAAAATATCGTGGTATTCGTTACCGATCTTGCAAAGGCCAAGACTTTTTATGCCGATCTGCTGGGATTGCCGGTGGCCGGCCAGACCGAGATGATGATCGAATTCCTCCCCGGTGCAGCCACCACCCTGGGGGTTGCGCTGGCTCTGCAGGATGAGGCCCGCAAGCTGGTGGGGCGCCATACCGGGATCACCCTCAAGGTCGAGAAGATCGAGCAGCTGTGCGAAAACCTGAAGGCCGGCGGGGTGCGGTTCATCGAGCATCTGGAGGCGAGTCCCTGGGGCAAGATGGCGGTAGTGGCCGATTTCGACGGCAATCAATTTGCCTTGGTGGACCGTTGA
- the hemE gene encoding uroporphyrinogen decarboxylase yields MNTRFLDACWGKPVDRTPVWLMRQAGRYLPEYMAVRSKCTFLELCKTPELAAEVTIQPVDILGVDAAILFSDILTPVEPMGMKLDFVPGPVFENPIRTMADVEKLRIPQMEQDVPYVLETIRILRRELASKVPLIGFGGAPFTLACYMVEGKGSKDFARIKQMMYTAPEVYAALMEKITMMDMEYLNAQIAAGAQAIQIFDTWGGILSPADYASYVLPYTTKLINGLNRMETPVIHFVKGAGCMLETVQQAGGDVMGLDWHVNLGTARDVLGPQMAVQGNLDPTVLFAPQTVIEREVKRVLDENAGRPGHIFNLGHGILPTVPPENAKFMVECVHRLSQK; encoded by the coding sequence ATGAATACAAGATTTCTGGATGCCTGCTGGGGAAAACCGGTCGATCGCACGCCGGTCTGGTTGATGCGACAGGCGGGACGCTATCTGCCCGAATACATGGCGGTTCGTTCCAAGTGCACCTTTCTTGAACTGTGCAAGACTCCGGAGCTGGCTGCCGAGGTCACCATCCAGCCTGTCGATATCCTGGGGGTGGATGCCGCAATCCTCTTTTCCGACATTCTTACGCCGGTCGAGCCGATGGGAATGAAACTGGACTTCGTACCGGGTCCGGTTTTCGAAAACCCGATCAGGACCATGGCGGATGTGGAAAAGCTGCGTATTCCCCAGATGGAGCAGGATGTGCCCTATGTGTTGGAAACGATCCGCATCCTTCGCCGGGAATTGGCCAGCAAGGTGCCGCTGATCGGGTTCGGCGGGGCCCCCTTCACGCTGGCCTGCTACATGGTCGAGGGCAAGGGCTCCAAGGATTTTGCCCGCATCAAGCAGATGATGTACACCGCCCCCGAGGTCTACGCGGCACTGATGGAAAAGATCACCATGATGGACATGGAGTACCTGAATGCGCAGATTGCAGCCGGTGCCCAGGCCATCCAGATTTTCGACACCTGGGGCGGCATCCTGTCGCCGGCCGATTATGCCAGCTACGTTCTGCCCTATACCACCAAGCTGATCAATGGCCTCAACCGCATGGAAACGCCGGTGATTCACTTTGTCAAAGGCGCCGGGTGCATGCTGGAGACGGTCCAGCAGGCGGGTGGCGACGTGATGGGGCTCGACTGGCACGTAAATCTTGGCACGGCCCGGGATGTGCTGGGGCCGCAGATGGCGGTGCAGGGCAACCTGGACCCCACGGTTCTGTTCGCGCCGCAGACGGTGATCGAACGCGAGGTCAAACGGGTGCTGGATGAGAACGCCGGCCGTCCCGGCCACATCTTCAACCTGGGGCATGGAATCCTGCCGACGGTACCGCCCGAGAACGCCAAATTCATGGTGGAATGCGTCCACCGTCTGTCGCAGAAATAA
- a CDS encoding RNA-binding S4 domain-containing protein: MVFEITTEHIKLDSLLKGANMVGSGGEAKVIIADGLVQVNGQTEQRRGRKLYPGDRVVLEGYEIVVERGA; the protein is encoded by the coding sequence TTGGTTTTCGAGATCACCACCGAACATATCAAGCTGGACAGCCTCCTGAAGGGAGCCAACATGGTCGGCTCGGGCGGCGAAGCAAAAGTCATTATTGCCGACGGGCTGGTACAGGTGAATGGCCAGACCGAGCAGCGCCGGGGGCGCAAACTCTACCCCGGCGACCGGGTCGTACTGGAGGGGTACGAGATCGTAGTGGAACGCGGCGCCTGA